The following are encoded together in the Cicer arietinum cultivar CDC Frontier isolate Library 1 chromosome 2, Cicar.CDCFrontier_v2.0, whole genome shotgun sequence genome:
- the LOC101489568 gene encoding transport inhibitor response 1-like protein: MRENHPQKTTEDDNRSSSIPDLARAEIAESSTSKNRTGLSEPVPGSNQTENPSPFPDQVLENVLENVLHFLSSRKDRNAASLVCRSWYRAEALTRSDLFIGNCYAVSPRRATNRFSRIKSVTVKGKPRFADFDLMPVDWGAHFTPWVSSLAQAYPWLEKLHLKRMTVTDDNLAVIADSFAGFRELLLVCCEGFGTPGLAAIAAKCRLLRVLELVESVIEVEDDEEVDWVSCFPNEGQTHLESLAFDCVECPVNFEALEGLVARSPCLKKLRLNRSVSMAQLHRLMLRAPQLTHLGTGSFSANENVDQEPDYASAFAACRSLVCLSGFREIWPDYLPAIYPVCANLTSLNFSYADVNAEQLKSVICHCHNLQILWVLDSVCDDGLQAVAATCKDLRELRVFPVDAREETEGPVSEVGLVAISQGCRKLESILFFCQTMTNAAVIAMSKNCPDLVVFRLCIIGVYRPDAVTQEPMDEGFGAIVMNCKKLTRLAVSGLLTDRAFEYIGRYGKLIRTLSVAFAGDTDLGLKYVLEGCPNLKKLEIRDSPFGDGALLSGLHHYYNMRFLWMSSCKLTRQACQEVARALPGLVLEVINNNEDAVNDIEILYMYRSLDGPRDDAPENVTIMQ, encoded by the exons atGAGAGAAAACCATCCTCAAAAAACAACAGAAGACGACAACAGATCTTCATCCATCCCAGATCTAGCAAGAGCCGAGATCGCCGAGTCATCAACCTCCAAAAACCGAACTGGTTTATCCGAACCGGTTCCCGGTTCAAATCAAACCGAAAACCCATCTCCTTTCCCAGACCAAGTTCTCGAGAACGTTCTAGAAAACGTCCTCCACTTCCTTTCCTCTCGCAAAGACCGAAACGCTGCCTCATTGGTCTGTCGCTCATGGTACCGTGCGGAAGCACTCACACGATCCGACCTCTTCATCGGAAACTGCTATGCAGTCTCCCCACGTCGGGCTACTAACCGTTTCAGCCGCATCAAGTCTGTAACCGTTAAGGGAAAGCCGCGTTTTGCGGATTTCGATCTGATGCCGGTTGATTGGGGGGCCCACTTCACTCCTTGGGTTAGTTCACTTGCTCAAGCTTACCCTTGGCTTGAAAAGCTTCACCTTAAACGTATGACTGTTACTGATGATAATCTCGCCGTTATCGCCGATTCGTTCGCTGGTTTTCGTGAACTTCTCCTTGTTTGCTGTGAAGGATTTGGTACCCCTGGTCTCGCTGCTATTGCTGCTAAGTGCAG ATTACTGAGGGTGCTGGAACTTGTGGAATCTGTGATTGAAGTTGAGGATGATGAAGAGGTGGATTGGGTATCGTGTTTTCCGAATGAGGGTCAAACTCATTTGGAGTCTCTTGCTTTTGATTGTGTTGAGTGTCCAGTGAATTTTGAGGCATTGGAAGGGTTGGTGGCTAGATCGCCTTGTTTGAAGAAGCTTAGATTGAACCGATCTGTTTCCATGGCTCAGTTACATCGGCTAATGCTCCGTGCTCCACAGCTCACGCATCTTGGAACGGGCTCTTTCAGTGCTAATGAGAATGTGGATCAGGAACCTGATTATGCATCTGCCTTTGCAGCTTGCAGATCGTTGGTTTGTTTGTCTGGATTCAGGGAGATTTGGCCAGATTACCTTCCTGCTATTTATCCGGTTTGCGCGAACCTAACGTCGCTGAACTTTAGTTATGCTGATGTTAATGCAGAACAGCTGAAGTCTGTTATATGCCACTGTCATAATCTGCAGATATTGTGG GTCCTCGATTCAGTATGCGATGATGGTCTTCAGGCAGTGGCTGCAACTTGCAAGGACTTGCGCGAGCTTCGGGTTTTTCCAGTTGATGCGAGGGAGGAGACTGAAGGTCCTGTTTCTGAGGTTGGTTTAGTAGCTATTTCTCAGGGTTGTAGAAAATTggaatcaattttgtttttctgcCAGACTATGACAAACGCGGCTGTAATTGCTATGTCAAAGAACTGCCCTGATCTTGTGGTGTTTCGCCTTTGTATAATTGGGGTGTATCGCCCCGATGCTGTAACACAAGAACCCATGGATGAAGGTTTTGGTGCTATTGTTATGAACTGCAAAAAGCTCACCCGCCTTGCTGTATCTGGTTTGCTGACTGATCGAGCTTTCGAATACATTGGGAGGTATGGGAAATTGATCAGGACACTGTCAGTTGCCTTTGCCGGAGACACCGACCTGGGCCTTAAGTATGTGCTTGAAGGGTGCCCTAATTTGAAGAAACTTGAAATCAGGGACAGTCCATTCGGTGATGGAGCTTTGCTATCAGGTTTGCATCATTACTACAACATGAGGTTTCTTTGGATGTCGTCCTGTAAATTAACTCGCCAAGCTTGCCAAGAAGTTGCACGAGCATTGCCCGGTCTGGTTTTGGAAGTTATTAACAACAACGAGGATGCAGTTAACGATATTGAAATATTGTACATGTATCGGTCTCTTGATGGACCACGGGATGATGCTCCGGAAAATGTTACCATCATGCAGTAG